The DNA region TTTTTCAAAATTTCATCGACGGCGTTTAGTTCACTCTCATGAAAGGTACTGATATCTTTGGAGTTAACCACACCATTGCTGTATTTGCCACTCATTCCGATGATGCGGTTGAGCAGGTTCCCCAGTTCATTTCCAAGATCAGAGTTGATACGATCCATCAAGGCTTTTTGGCTGAAGTCGCCATCTTGTCCAAACGGTACTTCACGCAGCATAAAGTATCTAAAATTCTCCAAACCATAGGCATCAGCGACCTCTTTGGGATTAACGACATTGCCTTTACTTTTACTCATCTTCTCGCCATTGCGTGTCCACCAACCGTGTGCCGCAACGTGTTTTGGCAAAGCCAACCCAAGGCTCATCAAAAACGCTGGCCAGTAAATAGCATGGAAACGAAGAATATCTTTTCCAACTAAATGAATGGTCGCAGGCCAAAATGCCATATTTTTTTCATCAGTACCATATCCAAGAGCAGTTGCATAGTTTAAAAGCGCGTCCAACCAAACGTACATGACGTGTTTGTCATCGTTCATAGAAGCAGGGAGTTTCACACCCCAATCAAAGCTAGTGCGTGTAATGGAAAGATCACGAAGTCCTTGTTTGACAAAGCTGATCACTTCGTTTTTCTTACCTTTGGGAAGGACACATTTTTCATCGCTGTTGTACCATTTAATGAGGTCTTCTTGGTATTTGGAAAGTTTAAAGAAGTAACTCTCCTCTTTCACTAAGCGTGTAAGTTTGCCACAATCTGGGCATTTATCTTCATCGACCAGTTGTGTGTCGGTAAAAAAGGTTTCACAACTGACACAATAATGTCCTTCGTATTCACCTTTGTAAATGTCGCCTTTGTCAAACATGACTTGAAATGCTTTTTGCACACCCGCTTTATGATCGGCATCGGTGGTACGGATAAATTTATCATAACTGATCTCAAACTCATCCCAAAGGGCACGAAATTTGCCACTGATCTCATCAGCATATGCTTGAGGTGTTTTATTGCGTAATTTAGCAGCTTCTTCGATTTTTTGACCATGTTCATCGGTTCCGGTTAAGAAAAATGTCTCATACCCTTTAAGGCGGTAATAGCGTGCCATCGTATCGGCAATAATCGTTGTATACGCATGTCCGATATGCGGAACATCGTTAACATAGTAGATGGGAGTGGTAATGTAAGCTTTTTGGGACATCGTTTTTCCTAATTAAAATTGATTCATTGTATTGTTAAAACTCAAAGCCGCCACCTTGTCCTTTAGCCATACTCTCGTAAACGGCTTTCACATAGGTTTTGCGGGTTTCACATTCAAACATTTTTTCACAGTCACTACAGGTCACAAGATTTTTGTCTTGTTGACACACTTGCAAGAGTGCTTTTTTTTCTTGCAAATCTTGTTCGTAAATGTCACTCGTTTCACTACTCATAGCACTTCCGAACACGTTCTATCTCTGCATGCGAGCCAAAGAAGCATGGTGTGGTGTCATGAGGATGTGATGGTGCCAGCTCTAAAATTCTACGTTTTCCATTGATCGCCGCACCACCCGCTTTTTCATAGACAAACGCAAAAGGGAAGACTTCAAAAATCATGCGTAGTTTGCCTTTGGGTACGTCACTCGTTGCAGGGTAAGAGAAGAGTCCGCCACCTTTGAGAAGAATCTGATGCAAATCGGGTACCATGCCGCCAGAGTAACGTAAACGGTAGCCATCTGCAAAAATGGCATCAATCATTGCTTTGTGTTTTGGCTCCCACCCCATTTGGGTTGCTCCAGGTGCGTTGAGTTTACCTTTTTCTTTGAGCTTAATTTCTTTAATGAAAACGAATTCCCCCGCTTTATTTAAACGGTACATCTTGACATCTTCTTGCGCGATCACGAGCTCAACACGTGGTCCATAAACAACATACACCGCTGCTTTAAGGTGTTTCCCCTCATAGCCACCTTCGTAGATGCCAAAGATGGAACCAACACTCAGATTAACATCGACAAGGCTAGAACCATCCAATGGGTCATATCCCACACCGTAAATCCCGTTTACATGTAAAGGGGTTTTACCTTCTTTCTCTTCACTGACAATCTCTTTAATCGAGGCAACTTTTGCAAACTCTTCTTCGATGATAAGATCGCTTTTAATGTCTAATTTAAGCTGTGTGTCGCCTGTGGAGTTAATATTCTCAGAATATCCTGTGTCATCAAACTCAATGGCCTCTCTGATGCGCTTTGCTGAGCGCTTGATTGCTTCATAAATTTCTTGCATATTATTTGACCTTTTTGGCATTTTTTTGTATCCAAGCAACGACTTGCTCGGGGTTATTTAAATCTAAAATCGCAATATGTGAGGGGATCGCGTAGTCACTTAATGTCACACTCTCATCAACGGCAATGGCATCGGAACAGTCAAAATAGTCTACATTCAGTTTGTTACGAAAAATAGCAATGCGAGGGAGTGGGAGGGTCTTGAGGCCTTCAACCAATAAAAAATCAAAATCGCCAAGCAAGGAGATAATCTCATCTAAACTTTTAGGGTGTTTTGAAAAGAGTGTGGTACGCGTGGGAGAGGTGACGACGACTTCAGCTCCTGTTTGGGCAAATTTCCAACTATCTTTACCCTCAACATCAAAAATAGCTTTATCACTTGGGTCATTTTTAATGATAGCTAGAGTATATTCAGATTTTAGAATATTGGCGACTTTGAGGATCAGCGTTGTCTTTCCGCTATCCGATGGTCCTGTAAAAGCAACGGCTAAGGATTTCATTTTTTCCTGCTTTTTATGTTATTATCATAGTAATAATAGCAAAAAAAGATTTAGCTTTTGATGAGATGCGAAGAATAAGAGCTGAAGATGGAGAGCAATAATGCGATATGGTTTGATGGTTTTGGTTGTTTTAATACTGCAAGGATGTGCTACAAAGTTAGCCGATGATCAACATGAAAAATTGATGGATTATGGGATGTTCAACTCTAAAAAAATTGAGATCAAAAATTCTGAAACATCGAAGACGTATGTGACGATTACCTATTTAAACCCGATCAGCCATGAATTAATTACACAAGAGAGTGAAAAATTTATTGTCGGTACGTATATGGCGACGGGGGATGGCTCTTTTGAAAAAGTGACACTTGGTGGTTTTAAAGTCAATGGCTCAGATGAAAATCTCACCGTGACACCTCTTCCCCAAGAAGCGCCGCTCCTCAAGCTTGTTTCAAGTACAAATGCTTGGACCAACTATGTGCTAGTCCAAGCGCCTAAAACAGAACAGATTAAAATGGAATTTAGTTTCGAAAACGATCAGTCAAAGAGGGTGACAACAAATTTTCAAAAAGATTACTAATAGAGACGTCGTCACCTAAAAGGTGGCGATAGACCACATAATTTGCAAGCACCTTTTTACCGTACTCGCGACTCTCTTCGTTAGTCATCGTCTCCATGCTCCAAAATGGTTCATATTCCCCTTGAGAAAACGCTCCACCTTGCAGATGTTTTTTGGTAAATCCCATGCCACCATTGTAGGCATAAGCCACAAAAAGAGGATGGTACAAGCTTTTTTCTAAGAAATTGAGGTGAATATTTCCAAAAAGATACGCAATACGAGGGTCGAACATATTGGAGATGGAAAACTCTTCAAGTTTCTCTTTTTTAGCAATATCTCGTGCCACAAACGGCATAAACTGCATCATGCCTAGAGCATACGAAGTCGAGACAACAGAGGGAATAAAACGACTCTCTTGACGCGCGATAGCAAGCATCAACGCTTGGCGGTGTATTGAGTAAGTGCTCAGCTCTTCAGGATAAGGAATAGGGTAATAGCTTTTTGTATAGTGCGTGACACGTTCCATCAAATAGCTGTAATGCGGTAAGGTATTGGCATATTTAAAGCTTTGCGCTAAGGCTTCAACTTCTTCAGCACTCATTTTATAGACTCTGTTCATAACACGTGGCCATGCAAAAGGATCACTGATATTAAATGTCGGGTGCGTTCCTTCGAGTACAGGCGATACAATGTTCTGCACAGGACGATCCAATTTTTCATAGGCGTAAAGAGCATACATATTAATGTCACTATCGTGTATGATACGCTCTAAAAAGTGGCTATCTTTGGTCACTAAATATTGCCAAAAGAGGGCTTTGTCTTTTTCTTCACCTCTTGTAGCCCGTTCATTTGAAAGTTCAAAAAAGTGGAGAGCTTGCTCTTTTTCTTGGTATTTAAGGGCATTAAGACCCAGATAAAAAAGTGATTTAGCGTTTACATGTAAAGATGGATTTACATGTAAAAGTGATTTTTGGACAGTGTCAAGTTTATCGTTTTGGACGGTGCTATACACGAATTGGTTAAATTTTGGCGAGTTCGAAAGCCTATCTATCTGAGCTTGGGGAATGAGCTGTTGGTTAAAAATAGCCATCTTGTACGATGAAATACTTCCATTGAAAAGGCTTAAAAATGTGTTTTCACCACTGTTCAGTGCTGCTTCATAAACATCATCACTTTCCATCAATGTAATGAGATTAACAAGCTCATTATTGTGTTTTAGGCGAGGTTTAATAAGTTTCAGTTGGCTTTTAGGAAGTGAAGTGATTTT from Sulfurospirillum diekertiae includes:
- a CDS encoding lytic transglycosylase domain-containing protein — its product is MFYKLLIGLFLCLCVCVDLFAEEAVNFSFFADKPRSLAKDFYIYEYLQRDETTPKEAKALFGMVHTMNIRFFHLFAKKMDNLEYKKISKCIDLDINSLMKEDDECLNIGINTAKITSLPKSQLKLIKPRLKHNNELVNLITLMESDDVYEAALNSGENTFLSLFNGSISSYKMAIFNQQLIPQAQIDRLSNSPKFNQFVYSTVQNDKLDTVQKSLLHVNPSLHVNAKSLFYLGLNALKYQEKEQALHFFELSNERATRGEEKDKALFWQYLVTKDSHFLERIIHDSDINMYALYAYEKLDRPVQNIVSPVLEGTHPTFNISDPFAWPRVMNRVYKMSAEEVEALAQSFKYANTLPHYSYLMERVTHYTKSYYPIPYPEELSTYSIHRQALMLAIARQESRFIPSVVSTSYALGMMQFMPFVARDIAKKEKLEEFSISNMFDPRIAYLFGNIHLNFLEKSLYHPLFVAYAYNGGMGFTKKHLQGGAFSQGEYEPFWSMETMTNEESREYGKKVLANYVVYRHLLGDDVSISNLFENLLSPSLTDRFRN
- the metG gene encoding methionine--tRNA ligase, with protein sequence MSQKAYITTPIYYVNDVPHIGHAYTTIIADTMARYYRLKGYETFFLTGTDEHGQKIEEAAKLRNKTPQAYADEISGKFRALWDEFEISYDKFIRTTDADHKAGVQKAFQVMFDKGDIYKGEYEGHYCVSCETFFTDTQLVDEDKCPDCGKLTRLVKEESYFFKLSKYQEDLIKWYNSDEKCVLPKGKKNEVISFVKQGLRDLSITRTSFDWGVKLPASMNDDKHVMYVWLDALLNYATALGYGTDEKNMAFWPATIHLVGKDILRFHAIYWPAFLMSLGLALPKHVAAHGWWTRNGEKMSKSKGNVVNPKEVADAYGLENFRYFMLREVPFGQDGDFSQKALMDRINSDLGNELGNLLNRIIGMSGKYSNGVVNSKDISTFHESELNAVDEILKNVESNLLELQTNRYLEELWKALSIANQAITVHEPWVKMKEGKTEQALALVALVSNILARVTVLLHPVMPKTTATIAKAMGFEINTANFDKLVVRKDFLDEFTIEKVPPLFPRIEEELMAQPTAPVAVVEAQPSKSTKKEHKAESIITIDQFFETALKVGTILEASILEGSDRLLKLKVDLGESEPRQIVAGIREYYTPEELVGTQVCVVANLKPATIKGLLSQGMLLAAKDKEGLCLVRPERPRQSGASIG
- the mobB gene encoding molybdopterin-guanine dinucleotide biosynthesis protein B produces the protein MKSLAVAFTGPSDSGKTTLILKVANILKSEYTLAIIKNDPSDKAIFDVEGKDSWKFAQTGAEVVVTSPTRTTLFSKHPKSLDEIISLLGDFDFLLVEGLKTLPLPRIAIFRNKLNVDYFDCSDAIAVDESVTLSDYAIPSHIAILDLNNPEQVVAWIQKNAKKVK
- a CDS encoding class 1 fructose-bisphosphatase, encoding MQEIYEAIKRSAKRIREAIEFDDTGYSENINSTGDTQLKLDIKSDLIIEEEFAKVASIKEIVSEEKEGKTPLHVNGIYGVGYDPLDGSSLVDVNLSVGSIFGIYEGGYEGKHLKAAVYVVYGPRVELVIAQEDVKMYRLNKAGEFVFIKEIKLKEKGKLNAPGATQMGWEPKHKAMIDAIFADGYRLRYSGGMVPDLHQILLKGGGLFSYPATSDVPKGKLRMIFEVFPFAFVYEKAGGAAINGKRRILELAPSHPHDTTPCFFGSHAEIERVRKCYE